A segment of the bacterium genome:
GGCCCCGTCCAATTTCCGGTCCCGCGAGCCGCTTCATTCCTACCTTAAGAGGAACAAGATCGTCGCCATCGAGGGGGTCGACACCCGCGCGCTCACGCGCCACCTGCGCGACCACGGCTCAAAGACGGGTATCCTCTCGACGAAGGATTTTGACCGGAAACGGCTTCTTCGGAAGGTGAGGGCGGCGCAAGGGATGGTCGGCCGCGACCTCGTTCGGGAGGTTACCTGCAAGAAGCCCTATCGGTGGACCGAAGGGGCCTGGACGTTGGAGAAGGGATATAAAGGAAGGAAGATAGACCTAAAGAAGAAGTTTAAAGTCATTGCCTATGATTTTGGAATTAAAAGAAATATTTTGAGAAATCTTGTGGACGCCGGCTGCGACGTCACCGTCGTCCCCGCCGGCACGACCGCCCAAGAGGTGCTGGCGAAGAGGCCCGACGGGGTCTTCCTCTCGAATGGCCCCGGCGATCCCGAGCCCGTGACCTACGCGATCGACACTATCCGGGATTTAGTTGGCAAGGTCCCCATCTTCGGGATCTGTCTGGGGCACCAGCTCCTCGGTCTCGCCCTGGGCGGCAAGACCTACAAGCTCAAGTTCGGCCACCACGGAGGCAACCAGCCCGTGATGGACTTGGAGACGAACAAGGTCGAGATCACGGCTCAGAACCATGGATTCGCCGTCGACACGGACTCCCTCAAAGGGAAGGCGGTGCTGACGCACGTGAACCTGAACGACAAGACGGTCGAGGGCTTGAAGCTTTCGAAGGTGCCGGCGTTTTCCGTGCAGTATCACCCCGAGGCCTCGCCGGGGCCGCATGATGCGCATTATTTGTTCGAACGATTTGTGAAAATGATGAAGGGGTAGGGGAATGCCGAAACGCACCGACATCCAAAAGATCATGATCATCGGGTCCGGACCGATCATCATCGGCCAGGCCTGCGAGTTCGACTATTCGGGGACTCAGGCCTGCCGGGCCCTCAAGGAGGAGGGCTACACCGTCATCCTCGTCAACTCCAACCCGGCGACCATCATGACCGACCCCGAGTTCGCCGACCGGACCTACATCGAGCCGATGACGCCGGAGATGGTCGCGAAGATCGTCGAAAAGGAGCGCCCGGACGCTCTGCTCCCCACGCTGGGAGGGCAGACGGGGCTCAACACCGCGGTCGCCCTGGCCGAGTCCGGCGTTCTGGAAAAATACGGCGTGGAGCTGATCGGCGCGAAACTGCCAGCCATCAAGAAGGCCGAGGACCGCAAGCTCTTCAAGGAGGCGATGCAGAAGATCGGCTTGGAGCTGCCGCAAAGCGGCTTCGCCACCACGCTCGCGGAGGCCCTGGGCATCCTCAAACAGGTCGGGTTTCCCGCCATCATCCGTCCTTCGTTCACCATGGGCGGCACCGGCGGCGGCATCGCCCGCGACCGGAAGGAGTTCGTGGACATCGTGTCCCGGGGGCTGGCCGCGAGCCCCGTGAGCCAGGTCTTGATCGAGGAGTCCGTCTTGGGGTGGAAGGAGTACGAGCTCGAGGTGATGCGCGACCGGAAGGACAACGTCGTCATCATCTGCTCGATCGAAAATTTGGACCCCATGGGCGTCCACACGGGGGACTCCATCACCGTCGCGCCCCAACAGACGCTCACCGACAAGGAATACCAGGTCATGCGGGACGCGGCGATCCGGGTGATCCGCGAGATCGGCGTCGATACGGGGGGGTCCAACATCCAGTTCGGCGTCAATCCCAAGGACGGGAGGATGGTGGTGATCGAGATGAACCCTCGCGTGTCGCGGAGCTCCGCGCTCGCCTCGAAGGCAACGGGCTTCCCGATCGCCAAGATCGCGACGAAGCTCGCCGTCGGGTACACGCTCGACGAGATCCTGAACGACATCACCCGTTCGACGCCGGCGTCGTTCGAGCCGACGATCGATTACGTGGTGACCAAGATCCCGCGTTTCACATTCGAGAAATTCAAGCAGGCCGAGCCCGTCCTGACCACGCAGATGAAATCGGTGGGGGAGGCGAAGGCGATCGGGCGGACGTTTCAGGAATCCCTCCAGAAGGCGATCCGCTCCCTAGAAATTGGTCGGTACGGTCTTACTCTGATTGAGGGGGAGGCTCCGGCGGCTCGGCCGACGGAGGGGGCGACGCGAGCCCCTATGATGACCAAGAAGGCCCTCCTGAAGCACATCGAGACGCCCCGGCCCGAGAGGATCTTTTACGTCGCGGAGGCCTTCCGGCGGAGGTGCAGCGTCGCGGAGGTCTTCAAGGCGACCAAGATCGATCCTTGGTTCTTGACGCACATCCGCGACATCGTCTCGTTCGAAGGCAAATTGAAGGCGGGGAGGGGCCGGGTCACCGCGCCTCTCCTGGCCGAGGCCAAGCGCCGGGGCTTCTCCGACAGCCGCCTGGCGGACCTCTGGAAAATGGATGAGAAAAGTGTCCGTAAGCTACGGAAAATAAATAAGATAATACCTGTCTACAAGATCGTCGATACCTGCGCCGCGGAGTTCAAGGCCTACACGCCTTATCTCTATTCGACCTACGAGACCGAGGACGAGGCGGCCGTGACGAAGCGCAAGAAGATCGTCATCCTGGGCGGGGGCCCGAACCGGATCGGGCAGGGCATCGAATTCGACTACTGCTGCGTGCACGCGAGCTTCGCGCTGCGGGAGGATGGTTACGAGACCATCATGGTCAATTGCAACCCGGAGACGGTCTCGACCGACTACGATGTCTCCGACCGCCTGTATTTCGAGCCTCTCACCTACGAGGACGTCATGAACATCGTGGAGGCGGAGAAGCCGGACGGCGTCATCGTCCAATTTGGCGGTCAGACGCCCCTCAAGCTCGCCGTCAGCCTCAAGAAGGCGGGGGCGCCGATCATCGGCACGTCCCCCGAATCCATCAACCGGGCGGAGGACCGCGAACTGTTCGCTCAGATGATCCGCAAGCTGGGCCTGCGTCAGCCCCGGAACGGGATGGCGCGTTCCGTCGACGAGGCGGTAAAGGTCGCCGAGTCGATCGGTTACCCCGTGCTCGTGCGGCCGTCGTACGTCCTGGGAGGGCGCGCGATGGAGATCGTCTATGATTCGAAGGGGCTCAAGGACTACATGGATCGGGAGCGCGCGAGCCTGCCGGTCCTGGTCGATCAATTCCTGGACGGGGCGCTGGAAGTCGACGTCGACGCGCTGGCGGACAAGGACGGGACCGTTTTCGTGGCCGGGATCCTGGAGCACATCGAGGAGGCGGGCATCCACTCGGGCGACAGCGCCATGAGCCTGCCGCCGCGCTCGCTGACGGCGGACATCCTGGCGCAAGTCCAAGACTGGAGCGTCCGCATGGCCCAGGAGCTCAAGGTGGTGGGGCTCATGAACGTCCAATTCGCCGTCGTTTATAAGGAGGGGGTCGGGGATTTGTACGTCCTGGAGGTGAATCCCAGGGCGTCGCGGAC
Coding sequences within it:
- the carA gene encoding glutamine-hydrolyzing carbamoyl-phosphate synthase small subunit encodes the protein APSNFRSREPLHSYLKRNKIVAIEGVDTRALTRHLRDHGSKTGILSTKDFDRKRLLRKVRAAQGMVGRDLVREVTCKKPYRWTEGAWTLEKGYKGRKIDLKKKFKVIAYDFGIKRNILRNLVDAGCDVTVVPAGTTAQEVLAKRPDGVFLSNGPGDPEPVTYAIDTIRDLVGKVPIFGICLGHQLLGLALGGKTYKLKFGHHGGNQPVMDLETNKVEITAQNHGFAVDTDSLKGKAVLTHVNLNDKTVEGLKLSKVPAFSVQYHPEASPGPHDAHYLFERFVKMMKG
- the carB gene encoding carbamoyl-phosphate synthase large subunit produces the protein MPKRTDIQKIMIIGSGPIIIGQACEFDYSGTQACRALKEEGYTVILVNSNPATIMTDPEFADRTYIEPMTPEMVAKIVEKERPDALLPTLGGQTGLNTAVALAESGVLEKYGVELIGAKLPAIKKAEDRKLFKEAMQKIGLELPQSGFATTLAEALGILKQVGFPAIIRPSFTMGGTGGGIARDRKEFVDIVSRGLAASPVSQVLIEESVLGWKEYELEVMRDRKDNVVIICSIENLDPMGVHTGDSITVAPQQTLTDKEYQVMRDAAIRVIREIGVDTGGSNIQFGVNPKDGRMVVIEMNPRVSRSSALASKATGFPIAKIATKLAVGYTLDEILNDITRSTPASFEPTIDYVVTKIPRFTFEKFKQAEPVLTTQMKSVGEAKAIGRTFQESLQKAIRSLEIGRYGLTLIEGEAPAARPTEGATRAPMMTKKALLKHIETPRPERIFYVAEAFRRRCSVAEVFKATKIDPWFLTHIRDIVSFEGKLKAGRGRVTAPLLAEAKRRGFSDSRLADLWKMDEKSVRKLRKINKIIPVYKIVDTCAAEFKAYTPYLYSTYETEDEAAVTKRKKIVILGGGPNRIGQGIEFDYCCVHASFALREDGYETIMVNCNPETVSTDYDVSDRLYFEPLTYEDVMNIVEAEKPDGVIVQFGGQTPLKLAVSLKKAGAPIIGTSPESINRAEDRELFAQMIRKLGLRQPRNGMARSVDEAVKVAESIGYPVLVRPSYVLGGRAMEIVYDSKGLKDYMDRERASLPVLVDQFLDGALEVDVDALADKDGTVFVAGILEHIEEAGIHSGDSAMSLPPRSLTADILAQVQDWSVRMAQELKVVGLMNVQFAVVYKEGVGDLYVLEVNPRASRTVPFVSKAVGSPLAKIASLLMVGHKLAEFPLQAPLSLPYVAIKESVFPFSKFAGVDTLLGPEMKSTGEVMGIADGFGEAFAKSQLAAGTNLPSSGTAFLSVRNEDKPAVLEAARRLLALGFKVVATKGTALFLREHGLNAVQAVNKVTEGSPHIVDRLEKGEIALVINTPEGRLSAMDSFSIRRTALMKNVPYFTTAAAAVAAVEGIETMMKRGLEVKAMQDYHQVVKDRHVANAGTH